In one Heteronotia binoei isolate CCM8104 ecotype False Entrance Well chromosome 1, APGP_CSIRO_Hbin_v1, whole genome shotgun sequence genomic region, the following are encoded:
- the LOC132588712 gene encoding LOW QUALITY PROTEIN: keratin-associated protein 4-8-like (The sequence of the model RefSeq protein was modified relative to this genomic sequence to represent the inferred CDS: deleted 1 base in 1 codon), with protein sequence MSCCCPPSCAIPSCPQPCCSQPCCSQPCCSPCSYPTGGLGKLDCCSSSCCCSSCCGNSTSARCLGITSGANVSCVSQIPPSEVVIQPPPVIAVIPGPVLLPPVSLSAWEATPPAAVVPLAVASAALPAKLEGELREDGNETAT encoded by the exons ATGTCTTGCTGCTGTCCTCCATCTTGCGccatcccctcctgcccccaGCCTTGCTGCTCCCAGCCTTGCTGCTCCCAGCCTTGCTGCTCCCCGTGTAGCTACCCCACAGGCGGTCTGGGCAAGCTGGATTGCTGCTCcagttcctgctgctgctcttcGTGCTGCGGTAACTCGACATCCGCCCGTTGCCTCGGCATCACCAGCGGGGCCAACGTCTCTTGCGTCAGCCAAATCCCACCGTCGGAAGTCGTGATACAGCCACCTCCCGTCATTGCGGTCATCCCAGGGCCAGTCCTG CTGCCTCCTGTGAGCCTGTCCGCGTGGGAGGCTACACCGCCTGCGGCGGTTGTCCCCCTTGCGGTCGCATCTGCGGCTCTCCCTGCTAAGCTGGAAGGGGAGCTTCGCGAGGACGGGAACGAAACGGCCACCTGA